CCGTCATCGGCGCGCTGGACCTGGCCGGGGAGTCGCTGCCGCGGCCGATGGTGCTGACCGGCCGCGGCTGACGGGCGGTCGCTCCGTTCGGCGGAGGGTCAGTCCAGACGCAGGACGGACCCAAGTTCGGCCGTGCGTTCCGCCGCGGCGAGGCGTTCCAGGGTGGCGGGCTTGCCTTCCGCGTCCGCGATCGGGAGACGCCAGTTGGGGTACTCGTGCGAGGTGCCGGGGAGGTTCTGCGGGCGGGGGTCGCCCAGCGCGTCGGGGAGCCAGACGCCGACCAGCTGGGCCGGGGTGCGCAGCAGGTAGGCATGCAGGGCGGCGACCGCTTCGGGGAGGTGGCGGCCGTTCTGGGGTTCCAGCAGGTCGGCGGCGGGGCCTTCGCCGTAGGGGGGCACGGTCATCAGGCCCTCGCGGGCCAACTCGCCGAGCCACTCCTCGCGTTCGGCCTCGTCCTCGGCCTGCTCCTCGGCCAGCGGTCGGTCCAGCAGGCCGAGGCGGTGCCGCAGCTCGACGTGCTCGCCGCTGAGGCGGGCCGCCGTGCTCGGCAGATCATGCGTGGTCAGCGTGGCCAGGCAGTCCTCGCGCCAGCGCTCGGGCGGGAGCGGCGAGCCGCCGCCCTGCTCGGACCAGTCGCGCTCGAACCAGAGCACCGAGGTGCCGAGCACGCCGCGTGAGGCCAGCTCCTCGCGCACGCCCGGCTCGACCGTGCCGAGGTCCTCGCCGATCACCACCGCGCCCGCACGCTGCGCCTCCAGGGCGAGGACGCCCAGCATCGCCTCGTGGTCGTAGCGGACGTAGGCGCCCTCCGTCGGCGGCCGGCCCTCCGGCACCCACCAGAGCCGGAACAGGCCCATCACGTGGTCGACGCGCAGGGCGCCCGCGTGCCGCATGTTCGCCCGCAACAGGTCCGCGTAGGGCGCGTAACCGGCGTCGGCGAGGGCGTCGGGACGCCAGGGCGGGAGGGCCCAATTCTGGCCATGGGCGTTGAAGGCGTCCGGTGGCGCGCCCGCGCTCATGCCCTCGGCGAGACAGTGCTGCAGCGCCCAGGCGTCCGCGCCGTCCGGGTGGACGCCGACGGCGAGGTCGTGGACCAGTCCCAGCGGCATGCCGGCCGCGCGGGCCGCCTGCTGGGCGGCGCCGAGCTGCTCGTCGACGAGCCAGGCCAGCCAGCAGTGGAAGTCGACCCGGTCGGCCAACTCCTGACGGGCGCGCAGGACCGCCGCGCTGCCCGGGTCGCGCAGGCCGCCCGGCCAGGCGCGCCAGGCCGCGCCGTGGACCTCGGCGAGTGCGCACCAGGTCGCGTACTGGAGCAGGCCGACGCCCTCGCGCCGCAGGAAAGCCCGGTAGGCGGCCTCCCGCCCGACGCCGCGCGGAACCGCGTACAGCACCTCCAGCGCCGCGCGCTTCGCGGCCCAGACCGCGTCCCGGTCGATCAGCGCCTCGTCGATCAGCACGCCCTCGCGCAGTCTGGCCCCGCGCCCGGCGGCCTCCTGGACCCGCTCGCGGGCCTCGGGGGTGA
This genomic interval from Streptacidiphilus rugosus AM-16 contains the following:
- the malQ gene encoding 4-alpha-glucanotransferase, yielding MAAAAHRPSPSGAGALQTLAHACGVDTEFEGREVAPDTLVAVLAAMGVDAASDAAAEEALAQLHARRAQRLLPRALVFRAGSHHEVLLPGAAEAWVELEDGGSVTVGTPFPRGAHLSEAGETRPLPTDLPVGRHTLCARLGDRVSTAAPLLVAPDRLAGPAGRSWGFLVQLYSLLGEHSWGMGDLGDLAELALWSGSTLGAGFVQVNPLHAGMPPGPDGTSDPSPYRPSSRRFADPVHLRVEAVPEYPYLTPEARERVQEAAGRGARLREGVLIDEALIDRDAVWAAKRAALEVLYAVPRGVGREAAYRAFLRREGVGLLQYATWCALAEVHGAAWRAWPGGLRDPGSAAVLRARQELADRVDFHCWLAWLVDEQLGAAQQAARAAGMPLGLVHDLAVGVHPDGADAWALQHCLAEGMSAGAPPDAFNAHGQNWALPPWRPDALADAGYAPYADLLRANMRHAGALRVDHVMGLFRLWWVPEGRPPTEGAYVRYDHEAMLGVLALEAQRAGAVVIGEDLGTVEPGVREELASRGVLGTSVLWFERDWSEQGGGSPLPPERWREDCLATLTTHDLPSTAARLSGEHVELRHRLGLLDRPLAEEQAEDEAEREEWLGELAREGLMTVPPYGEGPAADLLEPQNGRHLPEAVAALHAYLLRTPAQLVGVWLPDALGDPRPQNLPGTSHEYPNWRLPIADAEGKPATLERLAAAERTAELGSVLRLD